The DNA region GGCGAACATGTCCTTGTAGTCCTTGTACGCCTGGTCCTTGGACACGAAGATCACCTGGGCGACATCGGGCATCGACTGGATCGAGGTCTTCAGGTCGGCCTGGGCCTGCGACGTGATGCTGTCGTCCAGGAAAACGTTGATCTGCACCTTCTGGCCGAAGTCGCCGACGACGTTGCCCACGATGTGGCCGAAGATGATCACGCCGCCCAGCAGGAAAAGGCTCACCGAGACGGTGGACACCGCGGCGACCGTCATGAAGAGGTTCCTCTTCAGGTTGACGACCGCTTCGCCAGCGAAGTACTTCAGGCGGAGCCCCACGAGCGCTACTTGCCCCCCAGCCCGTAGACGCCCCGCACCTGGTCGCGGGCCACCTTGCCGTTCTCCAGCTCGATCACCCGCTTGCGGAACTGGTTGACGATGGCGTGGTCGTGGGTGGCCATCAACACGGTGGTCTCCGCCGCATTGATGCGCAGGAGCAGCTTCATGATGTCGGCCGAGGTGGCGGGGTCCAGGTTGCCGGTGGGCTCGTCGGCCAGCAGGATGGCCGGTCGGTTGACCATCGCCCGGGCCACGGAGACCCGCTGCTGCTCGCCGCCGGAGAGCTCATCGGGACGGTTGGTGAGCCGGTCGCTGAGCCCGACGAGGTCAAGGATCTCGGGCACCCGCTCCCGGATGTCGTGGCGGGGCTTGCCGATGACCTCCAGGGCGAACGCCACGTTCTCGTACACCGTCTTGTTGGGCAGCAGCTTGTAGTCCTGGAAGACGCAGCCGATCATCCGGCGCAGGTAGGGCACCCGCCACCGGGGCAGCATGCTGAGGTCCTTGCCGGCGACGTAGATGCGGCCCTCGCTGGGGTCCTCCTCCCGGAGGAGCATCTTGATCAGCGTGGTCTTGCCCGATCCCGTGGTGCCGACGAGGAAGACGAACTCGCCCTTGGCGATGTCCACCGAGACGTCGCGCAGCGCAACGACGGATTCCTTGTAGACCTTGCTTACGTTCTCGAGCCGGATCATCTGTCCATCCGAAGCTCTCCCCCAGACCGGGTAAGGCGGGCACGCCTAGGCGACCGATCCTACCAGATGGGTCTCGGAATCCCGAAAATTTGTGCCTGTTTTGTCGTGATTTACCGGTACCTTAAGCGATCCTCAGGAAACTGTCAGAGGGTCCGATTCTCGGCTCGATCTAGTTGCTGGCTCCGGGTTTCGAGGCAC from Actinomycetota bacterium includes:
- the ftsE gene encoding cell division ATP-binding protein FtsE codes for the protein MIRLENVSKVYKESVVALRDVSVDIAKGEFVFLVGTTGSGKTTLIKMLLREEDPSEGRIYVAGKDLSMLPRWRVPYLRRMIGCVFQDYKLLPNKTVYENVAFALEVIGKPRHDIRERVPEILDLVGLSDRLTNRPDELSGGEQQRVSVARAMVNRPAILLADEPTGNLDPATSADIMKLLLRINAAETTVLMATHDHAIVNQFRKRVIELENGKVARDQVRGVYGLGGK